Proteins from a single region of Centropristis striata isolate RG_2023a ecotype Rhode Island chromosome 9, C.striata_1.0, whole genome shotgun sequence:
- the LOC131977286 gene encoding flavin-containing monooxygenase 5-like, with translation MTRRVAVIGGGCSGLTCIKTCLDEGLEPVCFESSDDIGGLWRFKENPEADRASIYHSVIINTSKEMMCFSDFPIPGHFPNYMHNSLIMDYFRMYADRFQLTKHIRFNTKVLQVKQRSDFSHSGQWDVETENKDGKKEKHIFDAVLICIGHHCHPNMPLHDFPGIDSFRGTYFHSRDYKTAEEWRNKKVVVIGIGNSGGDIAVELSRVTKQLYLSTRRGAWILNRVWDNGLPLDLGFNRVNTALQDLLPFGFVCSVGEKILNQRVDHSLYNLKPKHRLFSQHPTMNDELPNRILSGTVQVKPNIRRFQGSSVEFDDGSVVEDVDLVVFATGYRFSFPFLASHVVSVSDNKASLYKFVFPPELERPTLAIIGLVQPLGAIMPISEIQARWATRVFKGCLKLPPMASMQKDIQCKKDMMAKRYVTSQRHTIQVDYVNYMDQIAELLGVKPNIPKLLLTDPRLGLSVVFGPISPYQYRLRGPGKWAGARQAILTQWDRVAQPMQTRPCNDPKPKRSFMWPLILSAVAVGLAVYVNRNNLPAFLQDPTALLDKMKVYLPSY, from the exons GAGAATCCTGAGGCAGACAGGGCCAGCATCTACCACTCTGTCATCATCAACACCTCCAAGGAGATGATGTGTTTCAGTGACTTTCCCATTCCTGGACACTTCCCGAACTACATGCACAACTCTCTCATCATGGACTACTTTCGGATGTACGCTGACCGCTTCCAGCTCACCAAGCACATACGCTTTAAT ACAAAAGTCCTGCAGGTGAAGCAGAGATCCGATTTCTCTCATTCCGGCCAGTGGGATGTTGAGACAGAGAACAAGGATGGCAAAAAGGAGAAGCACATTTTTGATGCTGTGCTGATCTGTATTGGACATCACTGCCACCCCAACATGCCACTACATGACTTCCCAG GAATTGACTCTTTCAGGGGAACGTACTTCCACAGCAGAGACTACAAGACTGCTGAGGAGTGGAGGAATAAAAAGGTGGTCGTGATTGGAATAGGAAACTCTGGAGGAGACATCGCAGTGGAACTGAGCAGAGTCACCAAGCAG CTTTACCTCAGCACTCGAAGAGGAGCCTGGATTTTAAATCGAGTTTGGGACAACGGGCTGCCCCTTGATTTGGGTTTTAACAGAGTGAATACTGCTCTGCAGGATTTACTTCCCTTTGGTTTTGTCTGTAGTGTAGGAGAGAAAATCCTCAACCAAAGAGTTGATCATAGTCTGTACAACCTCAAGCCAAAGCACAG GTTGTTCAGCCAGCATCCCACAATGAATGATGAGCTTCCCAACCGCATCCTATCTGGAACAGTTCAGGTGAAACCCAACATCCGCAGGTTTCAGGGGTCCAGTGTGGAGTTCGATGATGGAAGTGTTGTAGAAGATGTTGACCTGGTG GTGTTTGCCACAGGTTACAGGTTTTCCTTTCCATTCTTGGCTTCACATGTGGTCTCAGTGTCAGACAACAAAGCCTCTCTGTACAAGTTTGTCTTTCCTCCTGAGTTGGAGCGCCCCACTCTGGCCATCATTGGTCTGGTGCAGCCACTGGGAGCCATTATGCCCATCTCTGAGATCCAGGCCAGGTGGGCCACACGTGTCTTTAAAG GCTGCCTCAAGCTCCCCCCAATGGCCTCCATGCAAAAAGACATCCAGTGTAAGAAGGACATGATGGCTAAAAG GTACGTCACCAGTCAGAGACACACCATCCAAGTGGACTATGTCAACTACATGGATCAGATAGCAGAGCTGCTGGGAGTTAAACCCAACATCCCAAAGCTGCTGCTGACTGATCCCAGGCTGGGACTGTCTGTTGTGTTTGGTCCCATTTCTCCGTACCAGTATCGCCTCAGAGGGCCGGGGAAATGGGCCGGAGCCCGCCAGGCCATCCTGACCCAGTGGGATAGGGTGGCTCAGCCCATGCAGACCAGGCCCTGTAATGATCCCAAACCCAAGAGGTCCTTTATGTGGCCTCTGATTCTGTCAGCTGTTGCTGTGGGCTTAGCTGTCTACGTTAACAGAAACAACCTTCCAGCTTTCCTCCAGGATCCAACTGCACTGTTGGACAAGATGAAGGTTTACCTGCCTTCATACTGA
- the LOC131977283 gene encoding flavin-containing monooxygenase 5-like isoform X2: MTGRVAVIGGGSSGLACIKTCLDERLEPVCFESSDDIGGLWRFKENPEADRASIYHSVIINTSKEMMCFSDFPIPGHFPNYMHNSLIMDYFQMYADRFQLTKHIRFNTKVLQVKQRSDFSHSGQWDVETENRDGMKEKHIFDAVLICIGHHCHPNMPLHDFPGIDTFKGTYFHSRDYKTPEDWRNKKVVVIGIGNSGGDIAVELSRVTKQLYLSTRRGAWILHRVADNGLPLDMVGTRVDNFLRRNLPFGLSCSMRERKLNQRFDHSLYNLQPKHRVNSQHPTVNDELPNRILSGTVQVKPNIRRFQGSSVEFDDGSVVEDVDLVVFATGYRFSFPFLASHVVSVSDNKASLYKFVFPPELERPTLAIIGLVQPLGAIMPISEIQARWATRVFKGCLKLPSVASMQKDIQCKKDMMAKRYVTSQRHTIQVDYVNYMDQIAELLGVKPNIPKLLLTDPRLGLSVVFGPTSPYQYRLRGPGKWAGARQAILTQWDRVAQPMQTRPCNDPKPKSSFMWPLILSAVAVGLAVYINRNNLPAFLHDPTALLDKMKVYLPAH; this comes from the exons ATGACTGGTCGTGTGGCTGTGATTGGAGGAGGTAGTTCAGGTCTGGCCTGTATCAAGACCTGTCTGGATGAGAGGCTGGAGCCTGTCTGCTTTGAGAGCAGCGATGACATCGGTGGTCTGTGGAGGTTTAAG GAGAATCCTGAGGCAGACAGGGCCAGCATCTACCACTCTGTCATCATCAACACCTCCAAGGAGATGATGTGTTTCAGTGACTTTCCCATTCCTGGACACTTCCCGAACTACATGCACAACTCTCTCATCATGGACTACTTTCAGATGTACGCTGACCGCTTCCAGCTCACCAAGCACATACGCTTTAAT ACAAAAGTCCTGCAGGTGAAGCAGAGATCCGATTTCTCTCATAGCGGCCAGTGGGATGTTGAGACAGAGAACAGGGATGGCATGAAGGAAAAGCACATTTTCGATGCTGTGCTGATCTGTATTGGACATCACTGCCACCCCAACATGCCACTACATGACTTCCCAG GAATTGACACCTTCAAGGGAACGTACTTCCACAGCAGAGACTACAAGACTCCTGAGGACTGGAGGAATAAAAAGGTGGTCGTGATTGGAATAGGAAACTCTGGAGGAGACATCGCAGTGGAACTGAGCAGAGTCACCAAGCAG CTGTATCTAAGCACTCGGCGGGGAGCTTGGATCTTACATCGAGTTGCAGACAATGGTCTTCCCCTGGATATGGTTGGTACCAGGGTGGATAATTTCTTGCGCCGAAACCTTCCCTTTGGATTATCCTGcagcatgagagagagaaaactcaACCAAAGATTTGATCACAGTCTGTATAACTTGCAGCCAAAGCACAG GGTGAACAGCCAGCATCCCACAGTGAATGATGAGCTTCCCAACCGCATCCTATCTGGAACAGTTCAGGTGAAACCCAACATCCGCAGGTTTCAGGGGTCCAGTGTGGAGTTTGATGATGGAAGTGTTGTAGAAGATGTTGACCTGGTG GTGTTTGCCACAGGTTACAGGTTTTCCTTTCCATTCTTGGCTTCACATGTGGTCTCAGTGTCAGACAACAAAGCCTCTCTGTACAAGTTTGTCTTTCCTCCTGAGTTGGAGCGCCCCACTCTGGCCATCATTGGTCTGGTGCAGCCACTGGGAGCCATTATGCCCATCTCTGAGATCCAGGCCAGGTGGGCCACACGTGTCTTTAAAG GCTGCCTCAAGCTCCCCTCAGTGGCCTCCATGCAAAAAGACATCCAGTGTAAGAAGGACATGATGGCTAAAAG GTACGTCACCAGTCAGAGACACACCATCCAAGTGGACTATGTCAACTACATGGATCAGATAGCAGAGCTGCTGGGAGTTAAACCCAACATCCCAAAGCTGCTGCTGACTGATCCCAGGCTGGGACTGTCTGTTGTGTTTGGTCCCACTTCTCCGTACCAGTATCGCCTCAGAGGGCCGGGGAAATGGGCCGGAGCCCGCCAGGCCATCCTGACCCAGTGGGATAGGGTGGCTCAGCCCATGCAGACCAGGCCCTGTAATGATCCCAAACCCAAGAGCTCCTTTATGTGGCCTCTGATTCTGTCAGCTGTTGCTGTGGGCTTAGCTGTCTACATTAACAGAAACAACCTTCCAGCTTTCCTCCACGATCCAACTGCTCTGTTGGACAAGATGAAAGTTTACCTGCCTGCACACTGA
- the LOC131977287 gene encoding flavin-containing monooxygenase 5-like: MTGRVAVIGGGSSGLACIKTCLDERLEPVCFESSDDIGGLWRFKENPEADRASIYHSVIINTSKEMMCFSDFPIPGHFPNYMHNSLIMDYFRMYADRFQLTKHIRFNTKVLQVKQRSDFSHSGQWDVETENRDGMKEKHIFDAVLICIGHHCQPNMPLHDFPGIDTFKGTYFHSRDYKTPEEWRNKKVVVIGIGNSGGDIAVELSRVTKQLYLSTRRGAWISHRVANNGLPLDMVGTRVNHFLHQNLPFGLSCSMRERKLNQRFDHRLYNLQPKHRVNSQLPTVNDELPNRILSGTVQVKPNIRRFQGSSVEFDDGSVVEDVDLVVFATGYRFSFPFLASHVVSVSDNKASLYKFVFPPELERPTLAIIGLVQPLGAIMPVSEMQARWATRVFKDSIKLPSVTAMLEDIHCQKEEMAKRYVTSQRHTIQVDYVNYMDQIAELLGVKPNIPKLLLTDPRLGLSVVFGPTSPYQYRLRGPGKWAGARQAILTQWDRVAQPMQTRPCNDPKPKRSFMWPLILSAVAVGLAVYVNRNNLPAFLQDPTALLDKMKVYLPAH; the protein is encoded by the exons ATGACTGGTCGTGTGGCTGTGATTGGAGGAGGTAGTTCAGGTCTGGCCTGTATCAAGACCTGTCTGGATGAGAGGCTGGAGCCTGTCTGCTTTGAGAGCAGCGATGACATCGGTGGTCTGTGGAGGTTTAAG GAGAATCCTGAGGCAGACAGGGCCAGCATCTACCACTCTGTCATCATCAACACCTCCAAGGAGATGATGTGTTTCAGTGACTTTCCCATTCCTGGACACTTCCCGAACTACATGCACAACTCTCTCATCATGGACTACTTTCGGATGTACGCTGACCGCTTCCAGCTCACCAAGCACATACGCTTTAAT ACAAAAGTCCTGCAGGTGAAGCAGAGATCCGATTTCTCTCATTCCGGCCAGTGGGATGTTGAGACAGAGAACAGGGATGGCATGAAGGAGAAGCACATTTTTGATGCTGTGCTGATCTGTATTGGACATCACTGCCAGCCCAACATGCCACTACATGACTTCCCAG GAATTGACACCTTCAAGGGAACGTACTTCCACAGCAGAGATTACAAGACTCCTGAGGAGTGGAGGAATAAAAAGGTGGTCGTGATTGGAATAGGAAACTCTGGAGGAGACATCGCAGTGGAACTGAGCAGAGTCACCAAGCAG CTGTATCTAAGCACTCGGCGGGGAGCTTGGATCTCACATCGAGTTGCCAACAATGGTCTTCCCCTGGATATGGTTGGTACCAGGGTGAATCATTTCTTGCACCAAAACCTTCCCTTTGGATTATCCTGcagcatgagagagagaaaactcaACCAAAGATTTGATCATCGTCTGTATAACTTGCAGCCAAAGCACAG GGTGAACAGCCAGCTTCCCACAGTGAATGATGAGCTTCCCAACCGCATCCTATCTGGAACAGTTCAGGTGAAACCCAACATCCGCAGGTTTCAGGGGTCCAGTGTGGAGTTTGATGATGGAAGTGTTGTAGAAGATGTTGACCTGGTG GTGTTTGCCACAGGTTACAGGTTTTCCTTTCCATTCTTGGCTTCACATGTGGTCTCAGTGTCAGACAACAAAGCCTCTCTGTACAAGTTTGTCTTTCCTCCTGAGTTGGAGCGCCCCACTCTGGCCATCATTGGTCTGGTGCAGCCACTGGGAGCCATTATGCCCGTCTCTGAGATGCAGGCCAGGTGGGCCACACGAGTCTTTAAAG ACAGTATCAAGCTCCCCTCCGTGACCGCCATGCTAGAAGACATCCACTGTCAGAAGGAGGAAATGGCCAAAAG gtacGTCACCAGTCAGAGACACACCATCCAAGTGGACTATGTCAACTACATGGATCAGATAGCAGAGCTGCTGGGAGTTAAACCCAACATCCCAAAGCTGCTGCTGACTGATCCCAGGCTGGGACTGTCTGTTGTGTTTGGTCCCACTTCTCCGTACCAGTATCGCCTCAGAGGGCCGGGGAAATGGGCCGGAGCCCGCCAGGCCATCCTGACCCAGTGGGATAGGGTGGCTCAGCCCATGCAGACCAGGCCCTGTAATGATCCCAAACCCAAGAGGTCCTTTATGTGGCCTCTGATTCTGTCAGCTGTTGCTGTGGGCTTAGCTGTCTACGTTAACAGAAACAACCTTCCAGCTTTCCTCCAGGATCCAACTGCACTGTTGGACAAGATgaaggtttac CTGCCTGCACACTGA
- the LOC131977283 gene encoding flavin-containing monooxygenase 5-like isoform X1, whose amino-acid sequence MTGRVAVIGGGSSGLACIKTCLDERLEPVCFESSDDIGGLWRFKENPEADRASIYHSVIINTSKEMMCFSDFPIPGHFPNYMHNSLIMDYFQMYADRFQLTKHIRFNTKVLQVKQRSDFSHSGQWDVETENRDGMKEKHIFDAVLICIGHHCHPNMPLHDFPGIDTFKGTYFHSRDYKTPEDWRNKKVVVIGIGNSGGDIAVELSRVTKQLYLSTRRGAWILHRVADNGLPLDMVGTRVDNFLRRNLPFGLSCSMRERKLNQRFDHSLYNLQPKHRYGSNSVAQSETWLFTCLMTDVLVVLLIIVNINLRVNSQHPTVNDELPNRILSGTVQVKPNIRRFQGSSVEFDDGSVVEDVDLVVFATGYRFSFPFLASHVVSVSDNKASLYKFVFPPELERPTLAIIGLVQPLGAIMPISEIQARWATRVFKGCLKLPSVASMQKDIQCKKDMMAKRYVTSQRHTIQVDYVNYMDQIAELLGVKPNIPKLLLTDPRLGLSVVFGPTSPYQYRLRGPGKWAGARQAILTQWDRVAQPMQTRPCNDPKPKSSFMWPLILSAVAVGLAVYINRNNLPAFLHDPTALLDKMKVYLPAH is encoded by the exons ATGACTGGTCGTGTGGCTGTGATTGGAGGAGGTAGTTCAGGTCTGGCCTGTATCAAGACCTGTCTGGATGAGAGGCTGGAGCCTGTCTGCTTTGAGAGCAGCGATGACATCGGTGGTCTGTGGAGGTTTAAG GAGAATCCTGAGGCAGACAGGGCCAGCATCTACCACTCTGTCATCATCAACACCTCCAAGGAGATGATGTGTTTCAGTGACTTTCCCATTCCTGGACACTTCCCGAACTACATGCACAACTCTCTCATCATGGACTACTTTCAGATGTACGCTGACCGCTTCCAGCTCACCAAGCACATACGCTTTAAT ACAAAAGTCCTGCAGGTGAAGCAGAGATCCGATTTCTCTCATAGCGGCCAGTGGGATGTTGAGACAGAGAACAGGGATGGCATGAAGGAAAAGCACATTTTCGATGCTGTGCTGATCTGTATTGGACATCACTGCCACCCCAACATGCCACTACATGACTTCCCAG GAATTGACACCTTCAAGGGAACGTACTTCCACAGCAGAGACTACAAGACTCCTGAGGACTGGAGGAATAAAAAGGTGGTCGTGATTGGAATAGGAAACTCTGGAGGAGACATCGCAGTGGAACTGAGCAGAGTCACCAAGCAG CTGTATCTAAGCACTCGGCGGGGAGCTTGGATCTTACATCGAGTTGCAGACAATGGTCTTCCCCTGGATATGGTTGGTACCAGGGTGGATAATTTCTTGCGCCGAAACCTTCCCTTTGGATTATCCTGcagcatgagagagagaaaactcaACCAAAGATTTGATCACAGTCTGTATAACTTGCAGCCAAAGCACAGGTACGGCAGCAACAGTGTAGCTCAGTCAGAGACATGGCTTTTTACATGTTTGATGACTGACGTGCTTGTGGTGTTACTGATCATTGTGAATATAAATCTCAGGGTGAACAGCCAGCATCCCACAGTGAATGATGAGCTTCCCAACCGCATCCTATCTGGAACAGTTCAGGTGAAACCCAACATCCGCAGGTTTCAGGGGTCCAGTGTGGAGTTTGATGATGGAAGTGTTGTAGAAGATGTTGACCTGGTG GTGTTTGCCACAGGTTACAGGTTTTCCTTTCCATTCTTGGCTTCACATGTGGTCTCAGTGTCAGACAACAAAGCCTCTCTGTACAAGTTTGTCTTTCCTCCTGAGTTGGAGCGCCCCACTCTGGCCATCATTGGTCTGGTGCAGCCACTGGGAGCCATTATGCCCATCTCTGAGATCCAGGCCAGGTGGGCCACACGTGTCTTTAAAG GCTGCCTCAAGCTCCCCTCAGTGGCCTCCATGCAAAAAGACATCCAGTGTAAGAAGGACATGATGGCTAAAAG GTACGTCACCAGTCAGAGACACACCATCCAAGTGGACTATGTCAACTACATGGATCAGATAGCAGAGCTGCTGGGAGTTAAACCCAACATCCCAAAGCTGCTGCTGACTGATCCCAGGCTGGGACTGTCTGTTGTGTTTGGTCCCACTTCTCCGTACCAGTATCGCCTCAGAGGGCCGGGGAAATGGGCCGGAGCCCGCCAGGCCATCCTGACCCAGTGGGATAGGGTGGCTCAGCCCATGCAGACCAGGCCCTGTAATGATCCCAAACCCAAGAGCTCCTTTATGTGGCCTCTGATTCTGTCAGCTGTTGCTGTGGGCTTAGCTGTCTACATTAACAGAAACAACCTTCCAGCTTTCCTCCACGATCCAACTGCTCTGTTGGACAAGATGAAAGTTTACCTGCCTGCACACTGA